One Cryptomeria japonica chromosome 9, Sugi_1.0, whole genome shotgun sequence genomic window carries:
- the LOC131063261 gene encoding galactomannan galactosyltransferase 1, producing the protein MDGGVMGKSTMDGGSATHFKGWRKKFRVDGLCDWLVFMGGVVSALFLVWALWRVGSSNYTMETLKTEGNPVTHKCQGSNSGETSYSGVGDWDKGPENFYNDPQVGYTIGKTIKGWDMKRKMWLEQHPHAKNYAKSRVLLVTGSQATPCKNPIGDNLLLRSFKNKMDYCRRHGVDIFYNTVLLEEHMYTFWSKIPLVRAAMVAHPEAEWIWWMDADAVITDMDFELPLESYENYNMVLHGWKHLVYEKRSWTSINAGIFLMRNCEWSMEFMERWASMGPQTPQFDASSELLSDTLPDRAFKDSDDQSAIVYLLLKEKEKWGDKIFLENLYNLNGYWVEIVGSYEDIENIYKAAEKEHPILNQRHAEKMSREYAEMRKLYMGFDKKAVSMGQAEMNKRRRPFVTHFAGCQPCSGNHNKIYSSENCWKGMERALNFADNQVLRNYGFKHDNLSSNHVTPISSFYIPF; encoded by the coding sequence ATGGATGGCGGTGTGATGGGAAAAAGTACAATGGATGGAGGGTCTGCAACACATTTTAAGGGGTGGAGGAAAAAATTTAGGGTGGATGGTCTGTGTGATTGGCTGGTTTTCATGGGAGGTGTTGTGTCAGCATTGTTTCTTGTGTGGGCTCTGTGGAGAGTTGGGTCTTCAAATTATACCATGGAGACTCTAAAAACAGAAGGCAATCCTGTAACTCACAAGTGCCAGGGGAGCAACAGTGGTGAGACCAGCTATAGTGGTGTCGGTGACTGGGACAAGGGACCTGAAAATTTTTACAATGATCCACAGGTCGGTTATACAATTGGGAAAACAATTAAGGGCTGGGATATGAAGAGAAAGATGTGGTTGGAGCAACACCCACATGCTAAAAATTATGCAAAGTCAAGAGTTTTATTAGTGACTGGCTCTCAAGCCACCCCCTGCAAGAACCCGATTGGAGATAATTTGTTGTTGAGGTCTTTCAAGAACAAAATGGATTACTGCAGGCGCCATGGGGTTGACATATTTTATAACACGGTGTTGTTGGAAGAGCATATGTATACTTTTTGGTCCAAGATCCCATTGGTGAGGGCAGCCATGGTGGCCCATCCCGAGGCAGAGTGGATCTGGTGGATGGACGCTGATGCAGTCATTACAGACATGGATTTTGAACTTCCACTTGAGAGCTATGAGAACTATAACATGGTGTTGCATGGTTGGAAGCATTTGGTCTATGAAAAGAGGAGTTGGACGAGCATAAATGCTGGAATTTTTCTGATGAGGAACTGTGAATGGTCCATGGAATTCATGGAGAGGTGGGCTAGTATGGGCCCACAAACCCCTCAATTTGATGCATCTAGTGAACTGCTCTCAGATACTCTGCCAGATAGAGCCTTTAAGGACTCTGATGATCAGTCTGCAATTGTGTATTTGCTGCTCAAGGAGAAGGAGAAATGGGGCGATAAGATATTTTTGGAGAATTTATATAATCTGAATGGGTATTGGGTTGAGATTGTGGGGAGCTACGAGGATATTGAAAATATCTACAAGGCTGCGGAGAAGGAGCATCCTATACTGAATCAGAGGCATGCGGAGAAAATGAGCAGGGAATATGCAGAGATGAGGAAGTTATATATGGGGTTTGATAAAAAGGCTGTTTCGATGGGGCAAGCTGAAATGAACAAGAGGAGGAGGCCATTTGTGACACATTTCGCAGGGTGTCAACCTTGTAGTGGAAATCACAACAAGATTTACAGTTCAGAGAATTGCTGGAAAGGAATGGAGAGAGCTTTAAATTTTGCGGACAATCAGGTGTTGAGAAATTATGGCTTCAAGCATGACAATCTTTCATCCAATCATGTAACGCCAATATCATCATTCTATATTCCATTTTAA